GAAACATTTTTTTGTAGAGTATCAATAACTTCTAGTGGATGAACACGACCTGGCTGAGTCGTACTTTGGCGCGTAACTACAGTTAATTTACTTTGCAAAGTAGCTAGATAGTATTTCGCATCTGCTGATAGTTGATATTTTTTAATGGCACCACTTAGTTTTTCAATTGTTTGGGCAATACTACCAATTAATTCTAATTCTGGTTGCATATATTGATCAATCTCCATTGGTACTTCATCGATCACGATAATTCGAGCATCTTTTTCAGCATTCCAATTACGGGCTTCATATTCAATTGGATCATAGCCAATTGCTATTACTAAATCACTACGTTTTAACAGCATATCTCCTGGTTGATTTCGAAATAAGCCAACACGCCCAAAAAAATGATCCTCCAATTCTCGTGAAATAATACCCGCTCCTTGAAAAGTTTCCACAACCGGCATTCCCGTTTTTTCAACTAATCTTCTTATTGCAGCTGTTTCCCTTTGACCCGAAGCACGCATTCCAACCAACAACGTGGGCAATTTGGCTTCATTAATTCGTCGCATTAATTCATCAATATCCTCATTAAGAGCAACACCCAACTTTGGTGCTGACAATGGATTAATTGCTTCACTGTTAACTATACCATCTGTGACATCTTGTGGAATTGATAAAAAACTTGCGCCCTTTTTAGCAGTTTTGGCAATCCGATAAGCATTGGCAATACTCTCTGAAAGATTTTCTGGATCCTGAATTTCTGAACTATATTTGGTAATTGGGGCAAATAATGCTGCATTATCCATGCTTTGATGTGTCAATTTGGAAAGATCAGAGCGTTTCACTTGTCCTGCTAAAGCCAATACAGGATCGCCTTCAGCAGTTGCAGTTACTAACCCTGTTGCTAGATTACTGGCTCCTGGGCCACTGGTTGCTACTACTACGCCCGGTTCACCAGTCAAACGCCCGATTGCCTGCGCCATAAAAGCAGCGTTTTGTTCGTGACGCGCTAGAATCAACTGGGGACCATGATCTTCTAACGTATCAAAAACACCATCAATCTTTGCGCCGGGAATGCCAAAGATAAATGGAACGTTATGATTTTCCAAACTATTAACAATAATTTCTGCACCTTTTTTACCCACTGTACTACATCTCCTTAAAAACTGTATCATTATCAAATA
The genomic region above belongs to Enterococcus saigonensis and contains:
- the alsS gene encoding acetolactate synthase AlsS translates to MGKKGAEIIVNSLENHNVPFIFGIPGAKIDGVFDTLEDHGPQLILARHEQNAAFMAQAIGRLTGEPGVVVATSGPGASNLATGLVTATAEGDPVLALAGQVKRSDLSKLTHQSMDNAALFAPITKYSSEIQDPENLSESIANAYRIAKTAKKGASFLSIPQDVTDGIVNSEAINPLSAPKLGVALNEDIDELMRRINEAKLPTLLVGMRASGQRETAAIRRLVEKTGMPVVETFQGAGIISRELEDHFFGRVGLFRNQPGDMLLKRSDLVIAIGYDPIEYEARNWNAEKDARIIVIDEVPMEIDQYMQPELELIGSIAQTIEKLSGAIKKYQLSADAKYYLATLQSKLTVVTRQSTTQPGRVHPLEVIDTLQKNVSDEMTVTVDVGSHYIWMARHFRSYEPRTLLFSNGMQTLGVALPWAISAALVRPNTQIFSISGDGGFLFSAQELETAVRLKQKIIHLIWNDGSYNMVEFQEEMKYNRSSGVHFGSVDFVKYAEAFGAKGLRATTKSELESAIQEGLSTQGPVIIDIPIDYTDNKELGKTVLPDQLY